The genomic window TCCGGCGCGGGACCCCGGTGGACGACGTCGAACGGTCACCCCCGGCGCGCCCCCGCACGCGGCAGCCGTGGCAGGACCCCCGTGCCGGGGTGCTGCCACGCCCCGACGTCCCTTCCGGGATCCACCCTACGGTGTCGCAGGTCACACCGGGCGGAGCCCGGCTCAGCCGAGGCGTGCGAACGGTTCGGCGTACTCGTAGCAGCCGCGCGGGCCGCGGTACTCGCCCGGGTCGACGACGCCGCCGTCCCCCAGTGGCGCGGCCTGGAAGAACTCGCCCCACTCGGGCTCCCCGGTGATGCCGATCCGGGAGGCCGGGACGAACCCGAAGCGTGAGTAGAATTCCGGGTCGCCCGGCAGCACCAGGACCGCCTGCCCGGCCTCGGCGGCGCGCTGGACCAGGGCGGTCATGAGCCGTGAGCCGATGCCCTCGCCCTGCCGGGCCGGGTCCACGGCCACGGGGCGGACTCGAAGGCGCGGGCGGCTAGCGCGTGGACGGCCGCGGCATCGTTGGGGTGCTCGGGGCGCAGCTGGAGGCTCATGCGGTCATTGCGCCCGCAGCGGCAACCGGGCCCGTCGCGAGAGCCGCCGGAGGGGATGAGAACGGTTCACAGCGCAACGGAGAACGCTTCTCAGCAAGGCCCAGTTCAGGGAAATTTCTGGCATTTGCCCAGGACATCGGCAAGGATGGGCCACGGTGCCGCCAACCGACGGCACCGTCCCTGTGGTCCCGCGCCTCGCGTGCGGCGGGTCCGAAGGAGTGGTGAAGATGGCAGACGGCAATCGCGCAGTAGTGTTCCACGGCACCGGCAACATGCAGGTGGACACGGTGGAGTACCCAAAGCTCGTCATGCCGAACGGGAAGAAGGCCCCGCACGGCGTCATCCTCAGGATCGTGGCCACGAACATTTGCGGTAGCGACCTGCACATCTACCGCGGCTCGTTCCCCGTGCCTGAGGGCATGCGCATGGGCCACGAGATGACCGGGGAGGTCGTGGAAGTAGGCTCGGACGTCGAGTTCT from Kocuria rhizophila DC2201 includes these protein-coding regions:
- a CDS encoding GNAT family N-acetyltransferase; this encodes MAVDPARQGEGIGSRLMTALVQRAAEAGQAVLVLPGDPEFYSRFGFVPASRIGITGEPEWGEFFQAAPLGDGGVVDPGEYRGPRGCYEYAEPFARLG